CGCCTACATCGGCGGCGGGACGATTGTCACGCGCGACGTTCTGCCTTTTTCCAAGACCGTGGCGCCACGCGACGCCAAAGCCTACGGAGTGAACTCCATCGGCCTGGAACGCCGCGGCTTCAGCAAAGAGCGCATACAGAAAATCCAGAAGGCGTTCCGAATCCTGCTCAATTCCAAACTCAACACCACCCAGGCGCTGGAAGAACTAAAGGCCTCAGGCGACCAGGGTGAAGACGTGGCCATGCTGATTGCGTTCATTGAGAAGTCTGAGCGCGGCGTGATCAAATGACCGCGGCAAAACCTTACCGCTGATGAACGCTGATACACGCAGATCAAACGCAAAATCTCGCACGCTGATGCCTTTCGGACACTTGATACACTGTGACCGTGCCCTCTGACAAAAAACTAGGACTCATCGCCGGCAACGGCAGCTTTCCCCTGTTGCTGCTCGACGCTGCGCGGGCGCAAGGCGCAGAGGTTATCGTGGCGGCGATCAAGGAAGAAACATCGCCCCTGATTGAGCAACGCGGCGCTGCGGCGGTGCACTGGATGTCCCTGGGTGAACTGGGCAAGCTGATTGACACTTTCAAGCGCGAAGGCGTGACCACCGCCGTGATGGCCGGGCAGGTCAAGCACAAGCAGATTTTTTCCAGCATCCGGCCCGATTGGCGGCTGGCCAAGGTGTTGTTCTCCCTGGGCACGCGCAACACCGATTCGTTGATTGGCGCGGTGGCCAAGGTCCTGGAAGAGGAAGGCATCCATCTGATCAGTTCCACTTCTTATCTGGAGCCCTTGCTGGCCAAGCCGGGCGTGCTCACCAGGCGCGCGCCGAGTGAGGCCGAGCAGAAGAATGTCGCTTACGGACGCCAGGTAGCGCGGCATCTTGCGCAATTCGATATCGGCCAGACGGTGGTCATTGCGGAAGCGGCGTGCGTTGCGGTGGAAGCCATGGAAGGAACCGATGCGACCATTGCGCGCGCGGGCGAGATCATGAAGAGCCTGGGGAATGACGCTCACGCGGCCGATGCCGGTCCGGCGGCACTAAGCCGCGCTCTCACCGTGGTAAAGGTTGCCAAGCCGAACCAGGACATGCGCTTTGACGTGCCGGTGGTTGGCGTGAAGACCATTGCGACCATGCAGCAGGCCGGCGCGACCTGCCTGGCCGTGGACGCCGGAAAATGTTTGTTTCTCGACGGCGACAAAATCACCACCACCGCCGACCAGGCGGGGATCGCGATTACTGCGGAATAGGCGCAGCGCCGGCTCGCCGGGCGAGCATGGAAGCGTACGTCCGGCTGAGCAGATCACACACCACAGCTTCCTGCTCATGGTGCCGCGAACGGAACATGCGGTTCAAATGCATGTGCGCGAAGTTGGCGGCCAAATCTGGAATCGGTTGACCAAGTTCCTTGGCTTTTTGCAGATTTTCCAGTTGCTCGCGGATGGTTTGCAACCGGGCGGAGTAGCGCTCCAGCGCTGCGACGGCTTTCTCCGGAATGATTGCTGCCTTGTCGGCTTCGGCAGCCTGGCCCACCGTCTTTCCTGTCTCGAATTCCGCGATCAAGGCGGACAAAGTTTGCCGCTGGGTGCGAAAGGTTTGTGCCATTTGCTGCTTGTAATCCTGATCAATCACAAATTGCTGTTCGCGGGCCCGCGCCATGTTTCGGGCCAAAGATTCCTTTTCCTCGAGAGCCAGGCCGAGCGTGGAGAGCAAGCGGTCCACGCCGCAACAGGCCAGTTGCCAGCGCAAGTCAGCGTCGCCAAGATCGGAGATGAGCTGGAGCAAGTCAAGGCACAGTTCGCTGTCCACTTCAAAGAGATGCTCGGCAATCCCGACGCCGGCTGGGCCGCCATAGCGCTCAGCCTCAGGCTCGTAAGCGTCAAATTGCAGCCGCCACAAAGTCCCCTGGCGCTGGTGGTCTTCCGCCAACTGTCGGAGCCGCGGCAGCACATGAAGGTTGAGCAGCGCGGGGTTGCCGTGAAAGCGGAGCCGCAAGTGCCAGTTAGGATCGCCATAGCGGAGGAAGAACCAGCGATCAGCCAGACCCGCGGACATCACTTCCGCCACCAGCGGCTGGACCAGCTCGAGCAGGAGCCGGTCCGCGTGCGATGGGCTGCAGTAGAGCTTGGCGAACAGCCAGTCTGATCCCATCTCCAATGGTGAACCAGGCGACGCCGCTCTGGCTGGGAGCGCGGCGGAAGCGGGCTGGCTGTCCTGTGCCGGCGACGCTTCCAGCGGCTTGCCGACAGCAGGCGCCTCGGTTGCCGGTGCAGGGACTGCCGGCCGCGTGCGCACCATCGGCAGAATAATTTCATGGACAAAGCTGCCTTCCGGCCCGCGGACCGACAATGCGTCCGGCGGTGGGAACATTTCCACCAGCACCGTCTCCGTCTGCTTTCTGATGTGTTCAAGGAACGTTTCCACGGCCAGCGGGTTTTCAAAATCAATAAGGAGTTGGTTGTCGAACTCGGCGATATAGGCAAAGCGTGGGACCAGGTTTGCTTGGCGCCATTGCGGAACAGAAGTGCGACCCTGAGCGAGATCGAGCGCCGTTTCCTGGTTGATGCGCCAGCAAGCCAGCGAAAAAACGATGTTGCCCAGCGTGACGCGCGGCAAGAACGCGGCTTTTCCCGCGGCTCCCCAGTCCCAAAACAAGTCAGAGAGAGTTCCCTGACTCTGCAACAGGCAAAGAAATTTGTAGAGCTTCAAGCTGCGGGGACTGCCAAAGTTGTGCGCCGAGGTCAGCCGGGGCAACACCTCAGCGCCCAGGCGTCGCGAGCGAAGAACGATGCGGCCATCGCGCAGCGATACCGTCAAATCAGAGAGCGCGATCTGCCTCTCCGCCGGCACTCCGGGCGTAGCCAGCAGAGGAATTTCGTACTGCCGCAGTACGGGCCGGCAAAGCACGTTGCCCACGCGGCCCTCGGGGAGATGGACAATCTCAGCGAATACAACGCCGCTCGCATGGATGGCTTCTTCAGCGTTGATGTGCGCTTGCACAAACTCCGCGAGTCGCTCGTCGGCATGGCGGAAACGGGCCAGGAGGTTGACGCCCGAAGGACCAAAGATGGTATGCGCGTAAAAGCTTGGCTGGCCACCGGGCGAGCGAAGCGAAGCGCCCATGACGGAGAAGGCGTCCGGCAGAGGGAGCGGATTGGCGGCTTTCAATTGGTCCAGTATCTCGGGGTCCAGATCGAGGACAATTTCGTTCTTCGCGCGTAGCTCTTCCAGGCGGCGCTCCAGAACGAGCCGGCGCGGTTGGGCTTCGTCGGGCGGCGCTTCTTCGACCGGACGAAAATCAATGCCGTCGAGCAGCGGCTCGGCGGTAGGGTTGTCTTCATTCTCAAAACCAATGCCGACTTCGTCATCGAGCGCCTCCAGGAGTGAAATCTCCTGGTCGCGATAGCGATCTTGAAATTCCTCCTTGAATTGCTGGAAGGCTGAAGGGCTGGCAACGTCGAAGATGGAATGGAGCGTTTGAATCGCGGCCAGAACGTCGTTCACCACCTGCCTGTCCAACGAAGCCGCTGCGGCCGGCTTGATGACATCCACCTGGACCAGCCGTCCCGGCCGGAATTCACCGCCCAGGCTGGAGACGGCGTTCACGATCCGGTCATAGGCGGCAGGGTCGGCGCCCAGGCCGCTGCGGTCCAGGGCACGCAGATCTTCGGCAAGCGCGCGCAGTTGGGCGGCGAGGCTTGGGGCTTGCGCCTGCTCGATCTGCTCAATCATGTGCAGAATGGCTTCGGCGCCGGTGACCGGAGGCACCAGGTCGGCGACCAGGAGTTGTGATTCAATGAGCCGGCCAACGAATTCGTCTGCTTCCTCGGGCTTGATCTCAGGGTCCCTTGCTGCCAGAGCGAAGCCCAGTTCGCCCGCCGTAGCGCCGGAAGCGGCCCGCGACAACGTTGCATCCAGAGCGGGTGTGGGATCGGTGGCAACCAGTTGAAAGACGTGGTCGCCCTGCTGCCAGTCGCCCCGCACATGGTGGTACTTGCCGGCAGCCAGATGCAGCGTGGTGTTGCAACGAAACCGGAGATTGCCGCGCAACGCCGGATCAGCCATCAGGTGGTCAGCCAGACCGCAGAGGTATTCCATGTCCAGGCGAGTGCTGCGGCGGTATTGGCTGCTGGGGCCAAGCTCCAGGCGGGTTACGTCCGTGATCTCGCCGGTGCTGCAGCCGGCGAAGGCGCCGAAGGGAGTTGCCCGCGCCGTCATGCGAGCCAGGTAACGATACAAGGCCTGCTCTATCTTCCTGCCCTTTGCGCCTCCCGGATCATCCCGCCAGGTGGTAAGCGATTGCGAAAATTCCGGGGAGGCGATCCACAGGGCTTCGCGCACCTCCGGACGTTCGACCCAGCGGCGGAGATGGGTGCGGGCCGCTGCACGGTCATCGACCGCCGCGGACTGGCCGGGCGGAGAATCCGCCGCCAGCGAAGAGAGCTTCAGATATTCCTCAATAGGAAGCAGCGGCGTGCGCAGGACAAAAAATCCTGAGCTGGCGTATTCATCGCTTAGCAACGAATTCTTCTCTTCCGCGAGGTCTGCTTGCTTGCCCCGGCCAACAAGCTTATTTGGGGACGGCGGCGCCTTTAGTCACCTGCTGATTGCCCTTGGTTATCTGCTGATTCCCCTTGGTGATCTGCTGATTCCCCTTGGTTATCTGCTGATTTCCTTTGGTAATCTGCTGGTTTCCTTTGGTCAGCTGCTGATTGCCTTTGGTCAGCTGCTGATTGGAACGAGCTTGGCCGGGCGGCGGCGGCGTGAGCTGCTTGTTGGCGTTGTTTCCCTTGGTAATCTGCTGGTTGCCTTTGGTGATCTGCTGATTGCCCTTGGTTATCTGCTGGTTGCCCTTAGTCAGTTGCTTGTTCTGAGTTTGGCAGCCTTCCGAGTATCGGCAGGTACCGGTGTTTTGACCAACGGCTTTTTGCGGCTGGCCGCTTTTCGCGGCGACGCCGCTCTGGTTCTGCTGACGCAGGGTCTGCTGTTTGACCTGAAGCTTGCCGTTGTTGGCGGCAGGCGCTTGACCAGCGGTCTTGGCGGTGTTGGGCTTGCTCGTCGCCGCCGGGGGCTTGCTGCCCTTCAGCACCTGCGACTCCATCCGCATGCCGCCTCCGGCCAATCCCAGCATGGACAGCAACGCGACCCAATGTTTGCGCATGATTCTTCTCCTTGGATTTTCCCGCTTCGCCCCTTCGAACGCGGAACAGGGTTACTCTACCATCTTGCGGCGCGAAATACGGCAACTTTTCTAGCAAGCTTCAACCCGGCCCGGCGGCGAGAGTTGCTGTGGTCAGCCCTGTGCTGGCCGAAATTCGGAAGCTGTGGGTAGTTCCAGAAGGTCTCCGTGGCAGCTAGAATGGACGCATGGCCATCCCGTTTAGCGACTACGCGGCGCTCGTGCAGGAACGTCTGGAGAAAGTCTACGGAATCCCGGTGATCACCCGGGACATTCCCGACCCGCTCACCGGCGACCTGGACGGCGCGGAGATTGACATTGACTATCTCACCACACCGGAGCAGCGTCTGTTCCTGCTGGGCCACCTTTTCGGCCACACCGTGCAGTGGGACACCGACCCCGGCTCGTTTGAGCTAGGCAAGCAGGTGCAGCCTCCGGTGGACGAAAAACTGTTTCCCGCGATCCTGGCCTACGAAGGCGAAGCCGGCCGCTACGGGCTGACCTTGCTGCGCGAATCCGGCGTTACCAGCGCGGACGTGCACCAGTGGTTCTCCAACTATACGGCCAGCGACCAGGCCTACCTGCTGGACTTCTACCGCAGCGGCGCCAAGCACCACGACTTCAAGAGCTTCTGGCGGGACAACGCGCCGCTGGTGGAGCCCAAGCCCATTCCGCCCTTCAAGCCGAAGAAAAGAGTGTTCCGGATGGACGGCGTGGTGATCTGAAGGCCACTTCAAAACGCGTTCCGCTCTGTGTCGCCCCTCCGGGGCTCGACTTCGTCTCGACGCCAACCCACCCTTCCGGCTTCGCTTGCGCTCGCCTCAGGACGCCACCCCAGCGCACGAAGCGTGCGCCGGGGACCCCGGGTGGGCTAGGCTGTTTCGCGCCTTCGGCGCTTGACCCTCGTCTCTAGCGAATGCTGCACAGGGGCACGATGTCGCCATAAGCGGCGCCGCGCGTCCAAGCCTCGTTAGGCAGGAACTGCGTGCCATCAGAGCGGCGAACGTCAATGCGGTTGGTATTGACGGCAACAGCATCGGCCATGCCGTCGCCGGTGACGTCTACAAAATAGGTCCCAACTCCGCCGTAGAACGGCCCGACGATCCACAAATAAGGCGGCAGAAACCGTTGGCCATCCGAGAGGCCCACCAGGACGCCTTCGGTGGTCACCATGATGGCGTCGGCTTTGCCATCACCGTTCACGTCAGCGAAGTAGTAAGCAAGCACTTTGCCTCTGGGGCGGTCCCAATCGCGGCTGCGGTCGCGGTCGCGGCCGCGGTCCCGGTCGCCCCAACGGTTTCGGCCTCCCTGGAACAGGCCTTCCATCCAAAGTTCATTGCCCATAAACCTCCGGCCATCGGAGCGGCGGACG
The Terriglobia bacterium genome window above contains:
- the lpxI gene encoding UDP-2,3-diacylglucosamine diphosphatase LpxI (LpxI, functionally equivalent to LpxH, replaces it in LPS biosynthesis in a minority of bacteria.); amino-acid sequence: MTVPSDKKLGLIAGNGSFPLLLLDAARAQGAEVIVAAIKEETSPLIEQRGAAAVHWMSLGELGKLIDTFKREGVTTAVMAGQVKHKQIFSSIRPDWRLAKVLFSLGTRNTDSLIGAVAKVLEEEGIHLISSTSYLEPLLAKPGVLTRRAPSEAEQKNVAYGRQVARHLAQFDIGQTVVIAEAACVAVEAMEGTDATIARAGEIMKSLGNDAHAADAGPAALSRALTVVKVAKPNQDMRFDVPVVGVKTIATMQQAGATCLAVDAGKCLFLDGDKITTTADQAGIAITAE
- a CDS encoding lantibiotic dehydratase yields the protein MLSDEYASSGFFVLRTPLLPIEEYLKLSSLAADSPPGQSAAVDDRAAARTHLRRWVERPEVREALWIASPEFSQSLTTWRDDPGGAKGRKIEQALYRYLARMTARATPFGAFAGCSTGEITDVTRLELGPSSQYRRSTRLDMEYLCGLADHLMADPALRGNLRFRCNTTLHLAAGKYHHVRGDWQQGDHVFQLVATDPTPALDATLSRAASGATAGELGFALAARDPEIKPEEADEFVGRLIESQLLVADLVPPVTGAEAILHMIEQIEQAQAPSLAAQLRALAEDLRALDRSGLGADPAAYDRIVNAVSSLGGEFRPGRLVQVDVIKPAAAASLDRQVVNDVLAAIQTLHSIFDVASPSAFQQFKEEFQDRYRDQEISLLEALDDEVGIGFENEDNPTAEPLLDGIDFRPVEEAPPDEAQPRRLVLERRLEELRAKNEIVLDLDPEILDQLKAANPLPLPDAFSVMGASLRSPGGQPSFYAHTIFGPSGVNLLARFRHADERLAEFVQAHINAEEAIHASGVVFAEIVHLPEGRVGNVLCRPVLRQYEIPLLATPGVPAERQIALSDLTVSLRDGRIVLRSRRLGAEVLPRLTSAHNFGSPRSLKLYKFLCLLQSQGTLSDLFWDWGAAGKAAFLPRVTLGNIVFSLACWRINQETALDLAQGRTSVPQWRQANLVPRFAYIAEFDNQLLIDFENPLAVETFLEHIRKQTETVLVEMFPPPDALSVRGPEGSFVHEIILPMVRTRPAVPAPATEAPAVGKPLEASPAQDSQPASAALPARAASPGSPLEMGSDWLFAKLYCSPSHADRLLLELVQPLVAEVMSAGLADRWFFLRYGDPNWHLRLRFHGNPALLNLHVLPRLRQLAEDHQRQGTLWRLQFDAYEPEAERYGGPAGVGIAEHLFEVDSELCLDLLQLISDLGDADLRWQLACCGVDRLLSTLGLALEEKESLARNMARAREQQFVIDQDYKQQMAQTFRTQRQTLSALIAEFETGKTVGQAAEADKAAIIPEKAVAALERYSARLQTIREQLENLQKAKELGQPIPDLAANFAHMHLNRMFRSRHHEQEAVVCDLLSRTYASMLARRAGAAPIPQ